A single window of Anomaloglossus baeobatrachus isolate aAnoBae1 chromosome 5, aAnoBae1.hap1, whole genome shotgun sequence DNA harbors:
- the SOST gene encoding sclerostin, with product MYSALAVHCAIMLIHTILHPVLGWPSLKNDATEIIPGNVENSEVIVEATIPSDNYTLNQAKHGGRYLQQSTDPTDPSDFSCRELRSTQHITDGPCRSMKPVKELVCSGQCLPSHLLPNAIGRGKWWRQSSMDYRCVPAHSHTQRIQLMCPDNEVRTYKIRVVTSCRCKRYTRFHNQSELKDFGKDTVRPAKNKKPRLARLRSKSNQHELENAY from the exons ATGTACTCTGCTTTGGCTGTACACTGTGCCATTATGCTGATCCACACTATCCTTCATCCTGTGCTGGGATGGCCGTCACTCAAAAATGATGCCACAGAGATCATTCCGGGGAACGTCGAAAATTCAGAGGTCATTGTAGAAGCCACCATCCCGAGTGACAACTACACACTGAACCAAGCGAAACATGGAGGAAGATACCTGCAGCAATCCACAGACCCAACAG ATCCATCAGATTTTAGTTGTAGAGAACTGCGTTCTACTCAGCACATCACGGATGGTCCATGTCGCAGTATGAAACCAGTAAAAGAGCTAGTTTGCTCAGGCCAATGTTTGCCATCTCATCTCCTTCCAAACGCCATTGGTCGAGGAAAATGGTGGCGCCAGAGCTCAATGGATTATCGCTGTGTGCCAGCTCACAGTCATACCCAACGTATTCAACTCATGTGCCCTGACAATGAAGTGCGAACATACAAAATTCGAGTGGTGACTTCATGCCGGTGCAAGAGATATACTCGCTTTCACAACCAATCAGAACTAAAAGATTTTGGAAAAGATACAGTGAGGCCTGCAAAGAACAAGAAGCCGAGGCTTGCAAGGCTGAGGAGCAAATCAAACCAGCATGAGTTGGAAAATGCATATTAA